The Ictidomys tridecemlineatus isolate mIctTri1 chromosome 1, mIctTri1.hap1, whole genome shotgun sequence DNA window TGTTACTCCTGGGATCCTGCCAGTCTCCCTCATTTTCCCtatcttccctttttcttttccttctttcaacaTGTGTCTTTGGCATCTGTCTATCACACAGAGGCCAGGGACCTTAATAGGCAAAGAGGGATCCAGAGCAGGGTTCTGGACACCAATATCTCTGAATCCCAGGTTTATCACTTGTGAGCTATGCAACTCTGGGTGAGTGActtgacctctctgtgcttcaatttCCCCATGTATAAAATAGATCTATTAATAGTGACACTCtcagggtttgtttgtttttgttttggtactggggattgaactcaggggcactcaacccctaagccacatccccagttccattttgtattttatttagaggcagggtctcactgagttgcttagcaccttgctgttgctgaggctggctttgaacttgtgatcctcctgtctcagcttcccaagcctctgggattacagtcatgcaccaccatgcccagtctcTCAAGgtttttgaaaatgagaaatgagTTGTTGACCCCTGGAAGGTATTCAACCAAGAGCCTGATGCATggcaaatacttaaaaaattttagcTCTTAGTAATTCtccaataaaagtattttttaaaaaaaaatttatatatatatattttagatttagcTCTTCGACTGGGAATGTAGtgctgtggtagagtgcttgcctagcataagcAAGGTCCTAGGTTCTAGCCcagcattggaaaaaaaattagctcTTATTGTCAAGCTCACACTTAGAAGAGGGGTGCCTGCTTTCTCCCCTTCTTCCAATCCTGCCAGTTTCCCATTACCTTCATTCTTCCAGGCactaattgtgtgtgtatgtgtgtgtgtgtgtgtgtgtgtgcacgcgcgcgcgcgcgtgcgcgcgcacgCACGCGCATGTGCAtgtgaaaaaagagagagattagaTTCCTATGTGTGttaccagggactgaattcagaggcactcatcactgggctacatcccctgccctttttgttttttattttgggatagggtcttgctaagttgcccaggctggctttgaacttgtgatcttgcctcagcctccataatagctgtgattacaggcatgtgccactgagcttGACCAGGCACTAAATAATTCCCTAGAGCATACAACGTTCTGGGGTCTGTGAACTAGATGGATCCTACTCTGGTGAGCCTGACCGGGTGGGGTCAAGCCCAAGCCCTGGAGCATGATGGCGAAGCCTAGCACAATACAACCCTGGACTTCAGCAGCCTCCTCTCCCCATCCCActgcctgctctccctcctcttgCCAGAACCAATCTTAGTTCCCAGTCTTGGCCTAATTACCTACCTAGGGTCTGCCTCCTCTCTGTCCATCCCATTTACATCTTAAAGATCCAGCTCAgatccctctccctccctttatCATCCAGGCTCTGGTTTGGCATTCAGCAACACTCTTTGACAACCAATGGcagaaaatgtttactgagaacatactatgtgccaggcacaacATTCTCATTAACCTCAAAAAAAgacatcttcttttatttttatttttggttccagggattgaacgcaagggcactcgaccactgagccacatccccagccctattttgtatttttatttaaaggcagggtctcacagagttacttaggctctcgctaagttgctgaggctggctttgaatctgtgatcctcctgcctcatcttctgGAGtcttctaaattgcccaggctgggattactggtatgcGCCACCTCGTCTAGCAGCAAAAGACATCTTATTCAAAGTATATGTTGTTGGCTCACTAGCAGTGACCTCACAGCCAACAGCACTATCACTCATGCCCAAACAAATCTTTCTCTGACACACATTTACTTCCTAACATACACTGAAGCCTTTTCGCACTTTGAAACAATAGACAGCACTTCAACAGAGGTTTGAGTGTATGTGGGGGGATTTCCAGTGATAAAATCACCCACAAAAAGCACAATGTGGAAAATACTATACTAAACAGACAATGAAAAGGACACTTGTTAATAGTATAAGAGCTGAAAGAGAGCTGAATATTGCCTCATTGGGCCTCAGCTGGGAATGTGCAAATTTGTCTCTGCTCTGGGCATGCCCACAATCAAccatcttgtgtgtgtgtgtgtgtgtgtgtgtgtgtagtgtgttgctggagattgaaccaaggaccCTGAGCAAATgcttcaccattgagctacactcccagcctgaATCACAAGTATTGATTTGagggttacaaataaattttggCAAGGCAGATTTGCAAATATGGAATCAGTGAATAAGGAGGATCAACTATGTACTATTATCtttgccattttacagatgggaaaaccaaAAGCTCAAAATGGTTAAGTGGCtttgatgctcaataaatatttattaagtgctaaTTTTGTGGCAGGCACTCTTCTAGGCTTGCTCAAGTTCACACAGCTAGTAGGTAGTGGAGTTAGGAATCTGTTCCAGCTATCTAACTCCAGAATCCAGCTTCTTAAGCAGAATGCTGTCCTGAGCACACAATGATATTTTCCAATTGGACCCCATGAGGTGGAGTCTGGGCAACTGGGCACAGGGGAAGTTCTCAGGAAGTGTGTTATTCCTACAGTTCTTACTGTCACTGGGGAGCCCTGCCACTTCCCCTTCCAGTACCATCGGCAGTTGTACCACAAATGTATCCACAAAGGCTGGCCAGGCCCCAGACCCTGGTAAGGTTCCCCAACGGGGGTTGGAGCAGGGGTCTGGGATCCGTGGAATTTGCCCCTTGTTCTGTCCAAGAAACCCTGCTTGGAGAGAGGAAgctaggggtggggtggggctagCCTCCAGGGCAAAGCAGGAGAGCCTGTGTTTCTGCAGGTGTGCTACCACCCCAAACTTTGATCAGGACCAGCAATGGGCACACTGCCTGGAGCCCAAGAAAGTGAAAGGTACTGCACACAAACTCTGGGTGGCCCAGGACCCTCTACATCCCCCTAATTCCTCTCCTGGCTATCATCAGATCCCACATGCCTGGGATTCTGGGCCTGGTCCCTCTTCTCCCTCAATAATACCTCTCAGAATCTCAGAGGGAGAGTTCTGGGAAGGAATagcctcattttgcagatgaataaACTAAGGCTTGGAAAACTGGAGTCTCAATGATCTATGACAAATAGGTTCAGGTAGGGACTTGGCCCCCACCTGTGTGAGTTGGGCTCCTCATTCCATCTCTCAGACCACTGCAGCAAACACAGCCCCTGCCACAAAGGAGGGACATGTGTGAATATGCCGAAAGGACCACACTGCCTCTGTCCGGAACACCTCACTGGGAAGCACTGCCAGAAAGGTAAGGAGGTGCTGTCTGCCAGGGGAGGGGACACTGAGGAACAgaggcagccccaggcctgctgaaGAGGTCTCCGTATCCCTGGAGACTTGTCATGATCCCAGCCTCTCTGGAGACCTAGCCCTTTTGTCCCCAGAGAAGTGCTTTGAGCCTCAGCTTCTCCGGTTCTTCCATGAGAATGAGATATGGCTTAGATCTGGGCCAGAAGGTGTGGCCAAATGCCACTGCAAAGGTCCTGATGCTCACTGCAAGCCACTGGCCAGCCATGGTAAGAGGATTGATTGGGAGCTGACTGTGGAGGAGGGCTGATCAAGAGATTGGTGGGAGGCTGGGTGGTGTGCCTAGGGGTGGCTCAGTTTGCTCCTTCCCCCAGCCTGCCACACCAACCTGTGCCTCAATGGGGGCCGCTGCCTGGAGGCCGAAGGACAAAGCCTGTGCCATTGCCCAGTGGGCTATACCGGACCCTTCTGTGACTTGGGTGAGTGCAGGGCTCAAGGCAAGCAGGAAGTCAGCCCCCATGTGGGAAGGGCATGACAGAGAAGGGCAGAGGAGAATGGAAAAGTGGACAAGATCCTTCCCCTAGCTTCAGGAAGCCCCTTCACTCCCTAGATGTTGAGGCAAACTGCTACCATGACCGTGGGCTTAGCTACCGTGGCAAGGCCAGGACCACTCTCTCTGGTGCAACTTGTCAGCGGTGGGACTCCGAGGCCACCTACAGGAATGTGACTGCGGAGCAAGCACTAAGCCGGGGACTGGGTCACCACACCTTCTGCCGGTGCACTGACTGGATGGGGCGGGGAAGGGCAACCCCTTCCAGCGTAGGGCCCTGGGGAGCTCCCCCACTCTCTAACAATGCCCTCTCTTGAGATTGCAGGAACCCGGATAATGATACCCGCCCGTGGTGCTTTGTCTGGAAAGGTGACCGGCTGAGCTGGGAGTATTGCGACTTGGCACAATGCTGGGCCACAATCCAGGCAGCACCTCCACTCATGGACACCCTTGGGCGTCAGGACCTGCCTATGCCCCAGCCTTCAGCACTGCAAAAGCCTCAGCCCACGACCCAGTCCCCGCCTCATTCCCGGACCCCAGGTAGTTAAGTTAGAAAGAGCAAAGAAGTCCGAGCAAAGAGGGCGCAGAGCCAGCTAGATTCCGGG harbors:
- the F12 gene encoding coagulation factor XII isoform X2, whose translation is MRALLLLGSLLVSLEPVLSIPPWKAHRVHKQGTDEPTVVLTVTGEPCHFPFQYHRQLYHKCIHKGWPGPRPWCATTPNFDQDQQWAHCLEPKKVKDHCSKHSPCHKGGTCVNMPKGPHCLCPEHLTGKHCQKEKCFEPQLLRFFHENEIWLRSGPEGVAKCHCKGPDAHCKPLASHACHTNLCLNGGRCLEAEGQSLCHCPVGYTGPFCDLDVEANCYHDRGLSYRGKARTTLSGATCQRWDSEATYRNVTAEQALSRGLGHHTFCRNPDNDTRPWCFVWKGDRLSWEYCDLAQCWATIQAAPPLMDTLGRQDLPMPQPSALQKPQPTTQSPPHSRTPAPSKQPTRLSRTSPPSCGQRLRKSLSPLSRVVGGLVALPGAHPYIAALYWGDSFCAGSLIAPCWVLTAAHCLQNRPAPEDLTVVLGQELHNQTCKQCQTLGVRSYRLHEAFSSNTYQHDLGAEDYSTFLQEAQVPFISLEHCSASEVHGDAILPGMLCAGFLEGGTDACQGDSGGPLVCEDQAAENRLTLRGVISWGSGCGDRNKPGVYTDVASYVTWIQEHIAS